GGAAATCCAACAGCCGCCTGATCGCCTCCCGTCTTGATCCTTCGTCATCCTCCCGCATGGTCCGATCAAGCGCGAAGACACGCAGCAGGTCGTGCATCCGGTAACGGCCGGGTGTGAACTCGTCGATCAGATTGCAGTGGCCGAGGCTGTCGAGCAGCCCGTGTGCCCGGGGTATCGAGAGGCCGGTGAGAGAGGCGGCTCCGGCGAGACTGATGTCAGGGCCGGGGTTGAGGCCGAGAAGACGGAAGAACCGGGCGGAGTCTGGAGTGAGACTCCGATATGACCATGAAAAAACCGCGTTCACGCTTGTTCTCTCGCCGTCATGCAGATCCAATGTGTACAAACGGTCTTGCTCGGCTCGGAGGTCCGCGACCAGGGAGTCAAGAGAACAATTGTAGATGGCCGCGCGTGCGGCAACAATGCTGAGGGCCAGGGGAAGCCTGCCGCACAGGCGTACGAGCGTCACCGCCGACTCCATGTTGTTCTCCACCTGCCGGGCGCCCAAATAGCGTGAGAGGAGACCGATCCCCTCTTCCTCGCTGAGCAACTTCACGGTCAGTGGCTTGGCCCCGTCACTCGCGACGAGTGCCGCCAGTTGGTGCCGACTCGTCACGATTACCAGACAAGAGGGTGACCCGGGTAATAAGGGGCGAACCTGATCGGTGCTTATGGCGTTGTCCAAAACAACGAGAACGCGCTGGCCATCGAGCAGCGAGCGGTAAAGGGAAATCTGCTCGGGAAGTTCCAGAGGAATGTTCTCCGGCCGGATTCCGAATGCGGAGATGAAGCCGCGAAGCGCCTCACCCGGCTCCATGGGAACGCCGATTGGCTCAAAACCCCGTAAATTCACGAAGAGTTGGCCATGAGGGAAACGGTCCGCGTTGAGGCGTGACCAGTAGACCGCCAGACTCGTTTTCCCGATCCCCGCCATACCGCCGAGGGAAGAGATCATCACAGCGCTGACACTCGTCACGGAGACGTCGAGCAGCCGGTTGAGTTCGGCGATCTCCGCCTCTCTGCCTGTGAAATGACTTGTTACCCCCGGAAGTTGCCGGGGAATCACGACGGTGGCAGCGGCGGCATGGTAGTGGATCTCGATGCCACCGCTGATGGAACGGGACTGGATCACCGGGCCGTGAACCGATGACCCCGACAGCTCGTTGATCGGGATATCGTGGCTGGATTCCCTGGCTGAGGGAGGGTCTGAGGTCATCCTGAGTGAGTTTCGGCCATGACCCGCGTCTCTACGGGACAGATTGAATAGGAACCTTACTCAACCTACGGTCGCACCGATAGGCGTACCACATACATAATATTCTTGAGCCGCGGTGATCCGGCCTCCTGACCCGCCGGCGTCGCGCGGTGGCGACACACAACAAGGTGCACCATCAGCCATTCGAGCATGAAAAGGGAAATAATGGATGCTCTGTCCATGACACTTGTCGTCTCAGCCATCACGACTCTGGTCACCGGAGCGGCGGGAGAAGCGGGCAAACAGGCGTGGACCGGTCTTACCGAGATCGTTCGTAAGGCGTTTGGCGGTGATTCCGAGGAGAAGGCGGCCCTTGATCTGCTATTGGCCACTCCGGAGAACGAGCAGGCGGTCCGGGAAGTGTCGGGGACCATTGTCGATCGCGCGCGGAAGGATCCGGTATTCGCCTCCGATCTGGAGGCGTGGCTGGGTGAAGTCCGGGAGGAAACGCGGCTGGACGGACCGACGAACGTCATCGCGGGCGAGGCCACGGTCCACGGCCCCGTCTTCCAGGGGCGTGATTTCTCCGGGCCCATCACCTTCGGCGCGGAACCCGGCGGGAAGAACCAGCAAGGCTAGACGACCGAGACCGCGGGATCGCCCGTGGAAACAGCACGAGAACGTTCGTGATCCGTCTATGGCGACAGGCTCGAACGCCCTCGCGGCGATACTCCGTGTGAAGGTCGGCGACGCGCGGGAACCCGGTGGCCCTCGATGACCCGCGCCCTCTTCGGAGAACACCCGAGATCCGACGGCCTGTTGCCGGCCTGCCCGCTGACATGTTCGTTTCCGTGGGAGATTCGGGACGCGGGCGGGCGGAAGGTCACGAGGCCAGCAGTGACGCGTAGCGGTCGAGGTCGACGTTGCCCCCGCTGACGATCACACCGACCCGTTTCCCGCCCAGCTGGGCGGCGAGGCCGCGGACGGCGGCCAGGCCGAGGCATCCGGTGGGCTCGACGACGATCTTCATGGCGGATCCGAAGAGCTTCATGGCGTCGACGAGATCGGCGTCGGTGGCGGTGACGATGTCGTCGACCTCGCGGCGGATGATCTCGAACGTGTGGGTGCCCAGTTGCTGGGTCTGCGCGCCGTCGGCGATGGTCTTCGGCGTGTCGATCTGGACGATGGAGCCCTGGCGCAGCGACCGCCGCCCGTCGTCGCCCGCCTCCGGCTCGACGCCGTACAGCGCGCAGCCGGGTGACAGCGCGCGGGCCGACAGCGCCGTACCGGAGAGCAGCCCGCCTCCGCCCAGGGGTACGAAGAGCGCGTCGAGGTCCCCGACCTCGTCGAACAGCTCCTTGGCGGCGGTGCCCTGACCGGCGATCACGTGGGGGTGGTCGTACGGCGGGATCAGCGTGAGACCGCGGTCGGCGGCCAGCGCGCGGCCGATCTCCTCCCGGTGCCCGGTGTAGCGGTCGTAGCGGATGACCTTCCCGCCGTACCCCTCGGTGGCGGCCACCTTCGAGGCCGGTGCGTCGTGCGGCATGATGATCGTGGCCGGGATGTCGAGCAGCCCGGCGGCCAGGGCGATCGCCTGGGCGTGGTTGCCCGAGGAGTAGGTGACCACACCGGAGCGCCGCTGCTCGGGGGTGAACCGCGACAGCGCGTTGAACGCGCCGCGGAACTTGAAGGCCCCCATCCGCTGGAAGTTCTCGCACTTGAACACCACGTCGGCGCCGACGATCTCGTTGATCCTGCGTGAGCTCAGCACGGGGGTGCGGTGGGCCCGCGGCGCGATGCGGGCGGCGGCGCTCAGGACGTCGTCGTAGGTCGGTGACGTCGGTGACTGGGACATCGGCTGCTCTCCTCGGTCGGCACGGCTACGGACTCGAAGCCTGGCATTCTCGTCGAACGGGCGGGGTGCCGGGGTGCCGGTGCCGGGTTCGCGTGCCGCCGGCGACGGTGCCGGCGCGTGACCGTTCGCGGCTTCGTGAGACGGCTTCGTGAGACGGCTTCGTGAGACGGCGTCATGAGGCGACGGTACGGAATCGGCGCGTGAGGCGATCTGATGAGAGGACCTGTGGAGCGGCGGTACGGAATCGACGGGGACACGGCGCGTCGTCCGGTCTAGCATCGGGTCGTCCGGCGTGACAGGCAGGCCGGACTCACCGGCCGGACAGTTCCGGAAGGTGAGCGCGAAGCGGTGCGATTCTCTGTGCAGGTGGTGTTGTGGTGGCAGTCGGTACGATCCTTCGTTTCGACGAGGTGCGCGGGTACGGTTTCATCGCCGCTGTCGGCGGGGGCGAGGATGTGTTCTTCCACGCCAACGACTTCGGTGAGAGCAGGCATGTCGTCCAGCCCGGTATGCGGGTGGAGTACGAGGTGATGGAGGGCGAGCGCGGCCTGAAGGTCTCGACCGTCAGCCTTCTGGATCCGCCGCCGGCCCGGCGGCCGGTCACGGCCGTGGCTCCCACGGCCACCGTCTCCTCGCAGCAACTCGGCGACGACGACGGTGTGTGCGACGTGTTGTCGGCGAAGTCCTTCAGCGGGGCGGTGACCGAGCTGCTCATCGAGCACGCGCCCACGCTGACGGGCGCGCAGATCGGGCAGGTCAGGCACCGTTTCCTGGCGTTCGCCCGGTCCCACGGCTGGGTCGACGACTGAGATCGGCCGGCGCGCCCCCGGAGGGCCGGGTCGCGGTGGCGTGATCCGGAGTGGTACGGCTCGCGCGTCCCGGAGGACGCGCGAGCCGAGGTGGGGCCCGGCCGCCAGGGCTCACGCCGCAGTGGAGCACGCCCCGGACGGAGTTGATCTGGCTCATTAAAGGGCGCAGGCCCCGTCCTTCAAGGCGAGGTAAGAGCGGCACGTCACAGGAAGTTGATCACTTCGAGTTCGTCTTGTCCTGGTCTGCGGATCAGTACGGTTCCGCCTTCGGCGCGCAGTCGCTCCAGGTAGGCGTATACCTGGAGTGCCCGGTTGACGGTTTCCGGTGGTTGCCACGGTACAGCGCTCTCAACCCCTGGTCGCCGGGCTGCCGGGAGCCGCCGGTCGCCGTGGGGCGGGCACGGGACGGCGTGGCTCACAATCCTTGGCGCTCTTCGGTTGGATGCGCGCCCAAGTTCTGTTCATATGGGACAAAAGCGGCTACTCTCGACGAGAATTGACCTTGGGTGGTGGGAATCGTCCGCGGTTCCCGTGGACAGTGGGCCTTCCAGTGAGAGCAGAGGTGGCGATGGCGCGCTGGTTGGGCCAGCTGCTCGTGCTGGCCGTCGTCGCCGGCGTCGCGCTGACCGCCCTCGCGACGCCCGCGTCCGCGCACGGCCAGCTCGCGATGTCGACGCCGGCCAAGGACAGCACGGTGACCAAGCCGATGGAGTCGCTCGCGCTCTACTTCACCGAGAAGCCCGCCTCGAACGCGTACTTCACCGTCACCACCCCCAGCGGTGCCCGCGTCGACGAGCCGTGGTCGCACGGGCAGCCCGAGCGCCTCGACGAGCCGGTCACGGAGTACAACCTCGTGGACGGCAAGTGGCAGCCGAACCTCTACCACACCGGGTTCCCGGCGACCGTCCCGGTCGCCTACTGGCCGGAGCAGGGCCTGTACGTCGCCCGCTACGTGTCGGTCGCCTCGGACGGCGAGAAGGTGACCGGAGAGGTCCGGTTCACCTACGAGGGCCCGATGTCAAAGGCGCCCAAGGGCTGGAAGGCCCCCACGAACGAGCCCGACCCCGCGCTGCTCGCCACGGTGGAACCCAGCACCACCGCGTCGGCCGGACCGGCCGCGCCCGTCACCTCCCAGGCCACGCCCCAGGCCGCGGCCTCG
This region of Streptosporangium sp. NBC_01495 genomic DNA includes:
- a CDS encoding ATP-binding protein, translated to MTSDPPSARESSHDIPINELSGSSVHGPVIQSRSISGGIEIHYHAAAATVVIPRQLPGVTSHFTGREAEIAELNRLLDVSVTSVSAVMISSLGGMAGIGKTSLAVYWSRLNADRFPHGQLFVNLRGFEPIGVPMEPGEALRGFISAFGIRPENIPLELPEQISLYRSLLDGQRVLVVLDNAISTDQVRPLLPGSPSCLVIVTSRHQLAALVASDGAKPLTVKLLSEEEGIGLLSRYLGARQVENNMESAVTLVRLCGRLPLALSIVAARAAIYNCSLDSLVADLRAEQDRLYTLDLHDGERTSVNAVFSWSYRSLTPDSARFFRLLGLNPGPDISLAGAASLTGLSIPRAHGLLDSLGHCNLIDEFTPGRYRMHDLLRVFALDRTMREDDEGSRREAIRRLLDFLLIAATAADRILSPNRDRITVPPPSPGVVSLRFSAYEEAVGWLESEHTSLIETLRRAGQSGLDTHVWQLAWTLGVYYDRRGHATDRARTGELALAAADRLGDLEAQALIRTSIGSAYSRLGQFDEATRELSRALAILRDLGAEVHEANALIALAIVDEERDHYSEAKVHLATALNLHRKHDNRAGEAHALENMGWCHAHLGEHRQALDTCNAALTRFRELRDRDGEADTLDSLGYVHAGIGEYEQALVHYRAALKLWQEMGNRYDEADVLTRVGDSQAALGDHASARNSWQLALTIFDDLAQPDAELLRAKLAESP
- a CDS encoding threo-3-hydroxy-L-aspartate ammonia-lyase; translated protein: MSQSPTSPTYDDVLSAAARIAPRAHRTPVLSSRRINEIVGADVVFKCENFQRMGAFKFRGAFNALSRFTPEQRRSGVVTYSSGNHAQAIALAAGLLDIPATIIMPHDAPASKVAATEGYGGKVIRYDRYTGHREEIGRALAADRGLTLIPPYDHPHVIAGQGTAAKELFDEVGDLDALFVPLGGGGLLSGTALSARALSPGCALYGVEPEAGDDGRRSLRQGSIVQIDTPKTIADGAQTQQLGTHTFEIIRREVDDIVTATDADLVDAMKLFGSAMKIVVEPTGCLGLAAVRGLAAQLGGKRVGVIVSGGNVDLDRYASLLAS
- a CDS encoding cold-shock protein, with translation MAVGTILRFDEVRGYGFIAAVGGGEDVFFHANDFGESRHVVQPGMRVEYEVMEGERGLKVSTVSLLDPPPARRPVTAVAPTATVSSQQLGDDDGVCDVLSAKSFSGAVTELLIEHAPTLTGAQIGQVRHRFLAFARSHGWVDD
- a CDS encoding copper resistance CopC family protein, with translation MARWLGQLLVLAVVAGVALTALATPASAHGQLAMSTPAKDSTVTKPMESLALYFTEKPASNAYFTVTTPSGARVDEPWSHGQPERLDEPVTEYNLVDGKWQPNLYHTGFPATVPVAYWPEQGLYVARYVSVASDGEKVTGEVRFTYEGPMSKAPKGWKAPTNEPDPALLATVEPSTTASAGPAAPVTSQATPQAAASNAPQATSGFDLSVWLLPAVLVVGAGFMVVRAARRPSPRGAEVRRRSTGPPARRPPGRSATASRKPRSAKAVKTAKRR